In one Vanessa tameamea isolate UH-Manoa-2023 chromosome 10, ilVanTame1 primary haplotype, whole genome shotgun sequence genomic region, the following are encoded:
- the LOC113398268 gene encoding protein YIPF6 codes for MSGFDTKYDMYPAGDVGVVEGEMNVPSRGVPAGDSMEFNTLDEPIKETFLRDLRAVGNKFYHVLIPREKTSLLKEWDLWGPLLLCTFMATVLQGSTERADNSNDGGPEFAEVFVLVWIGAAIVTINSKLLGGNISFFQSVCVLGYCLFPIALSLIICRVILFTTQNTFLFFLRLVISMIGFAWATFAATKFLGDSQPEGKKGLAVFPICLFYFILSWLVVSHSNV; via the exons ATGTCAGGTTTTGACACAAAGTACGAT ATGTATCCAGCTGGTGATGTGGGTGTGGTTGAAGGAGAAATGAATGTACCATCACGAGGCGTTCCTGCCGGAGATAGCATGGAATTTAACACACTAGACGAACCAATCAAGGAAACATTT TTACGTGATTTAAGAGCCGTCGGAAACAAATTTTACCATGTCCTCATTCCTAGAGAAAAAACTAGTTTATTGAAAGAAT GGGATTTATGGGGTCCATTGTTACTGTGCACCTTCATGGCAACAGTTCTACAAGGTTCAACAGAACGGGCAGACAATTCAAATGATGGTGGTCCTGAATTTGCAGAAGTGTTTGTTCTAGTCTGGATTGGAGCAGCTATTGTGACCATAAATTCTAAATTGCTGGGTggaaatat atcatTCTTTCAGTCCGTTTGTGTTCTGGGTTATTGCCTGTTTCCAATTGCATTGTCGCTAATCATCTGCAGGGTGATACTCTTCACTACTCAAAATACTTTCCTGTTTTTCCTCCGTCTCGTTATTTCAATGATTGGATTTGCTTGGGCGACATTTG CTGCGACAAAGTTTCTCGGTGACAGTCAACCTGAGGGCAAGAAGGGACTTGCTGTGTTTCCTATATGTTTATTCTATTTCATACTATCGTGGCTTGTTGTATCGCACAGTAATGTTTAG
- the LOC113397436 gene encoding uncharacterized protein LOC113397436: MSVTRNSVSRSACNSKGSMIVVSNRLPFILKRNEKTGELERKASAGGLVTAVAPVVIRGNGIWVGWAGIHLDNINEKIPESDPNDKTPTAGLLSSKIVAIHSEPQLFDSYYNGCCNGTFWPLFHSMPDRATFIADHWRAYIKINEEFAEKTVFALKLLKENKEKNGTSPPIVWVHDYHLMLAANWIRQRAEEDEIKCKLAFFLHIPFPPWDIFRLFPWSDEVLQGILGCDMVGFHITDYCLNFIDCCQRNLGCRVDRKNLLVELGGRTICVRPLPIGVPFDRFVSLAQNAKPVLSTSQKVILGVDRLDYTKGLVHRLKAFERLLQKYPEHIEKVVLLQISVPSRTDVKEYQDLKEEMDQLVGRINGRFTTPNWSPIRYIYGCVGQDELAAFYRDAAVALVTPLRDGMNLVAKEFVACQINKPPGVLIVSPFAGAGEMMHEALICNPYELDDAAEVIHRALIMPEDERTVRMNHLRRREQLNDVDSWMKAFLKAMDSLEEEADDIGATSMQPVTIDDFDEYLSKYIGYTQKLALLLDYDGTLAPIAPHPDLATLPLETKHTLQRLSNMSDVYIAIISGRNVNNVKDMVGIEGITYAGNHGLEILHPDGSKFVHPMPMELQDKVVELLKSLQEQVCRDGAWVENKGALLTFHFRETPVAKRAALADTARRLITAAGFTPAPAHCAIEARPPVQWNKGRASIYILRTAFGLDWSERIRVIYAGDDVTDEDAMLALKGMAATFRIASSNITKTSAERRLSSTDSVLAMLKWIERHFSRRKPRANSLTYKNARLARDTMQMHMSYLPTRSPKQTPPRTPDVISSGSESS; this comes from the exons ATGAGTGTAACGCGAAACAGTGTCAGTCGGTCCGCGTGCAACAGTAAGGGAAGCATGATCGTCGTTTCGAATAGACTGCCCTTTATTCTAAAAAGAAATGAGAAAACCGGTGAATTGGAGAGAAAGGCTAG CGCCGGTGGTCTTGTAACCGCGGTGGCGCCTGTAGTCATCCGTGGAAATGGCATCTGGGTGGGCTGGGCTGGCATACACCTGGACAACATTAACGAGAAGATCCCGGAATCCGACCCAAACGACAAGACACCGACCGCTGGACTGCTTTCTAGTAag ATCGTCGCAATTCACTCTGAACCACAATTATTTGATAGCTACTACAATGGTTGCTGCAACGGTACTTTTTGGCCATTATTCCACTCAATGCCGGACCGTGCCACATTTATTGCTGACCACTGGAGAGCCTACATTAAGATCAACGAGGAGTTCGCTGAGAAGACTGTGTTTGCACTGAAACTCCTAAAAGAAAACAAAGAGAAGAACGGCACTTCACCTCCAATTGTATGGGTGCATGATTATCACCTCATGTTAGCGGCTAATTGGATTAGACAGCGAGCTGAAGAAGATGAAATAAAATGCAAACTAGCGTTTTTCCTTCACATTCCATTCCCGCCGTGGGACATATTCCGACTGTTTCCGTGGTCAGACGAAGTGCTTCAGGGTATTCTCG GATGCGATATGGTCGGTTTCCACATAACGGATTACTGCTTGAACTTCATTGACTGTTGTCAGAGAAATTTGGGTTGCCGAGTCGATAGAAAGAATTTGCTGGTTGAACTTGGTGGCCGTACGATTTGTGTTCGACCTTTACCAATTGGCGTACCTTTCGACAGATTTGTCTCTCTAGCGCAAAACGCAAAACCAGTGCTTTCTACAAGTCAAAAAGTGATACTAGGAGTCGATAGATTAGATTATACCAAAGGATTAGTGCACAGACTAAAAGCTTTCGAGAGGCTATTGCAGAAGTATCCAGAACATATCGAGAAAGTGGTGTTACTGCAGATTTCAGTTCCATCAAGAACAGATGTCAAAGAATATCAAGACTTAAAAGAAGAAATGGATCAACTAGTTGGAAGAATTAATGGAAGGTTTACGACACCTAACTGGTCACCAATCAG gtatatatatggATGCGTTGGTCAAGACGAACTCGCAGCCTTCTACCGTGATGCTGCTGTCGCTCTGGTAACACCACTAAGGGATGGCATGAATCTAGTCGCTAAGGAGTTTGTCGCTTGCCAAATTAATAAACCTCCAGGAGTTTTAATAGTGTCTCCTTTCGCCGGCGCAGGAGAGATGATGCATGAAGCATTAATATGCAATCCTTATGAACTGGACGACGCAGCTGAAGTTATTCATAG GGCGCTAATAATGCCAGAAGATGAACGCACAGTTCGAATGAATCATCTCAGACGACGAGAACAGTTGAACGATGTTGACAGCTGGATGAAAGCATTCCTCAAGGCGATGGACTCGCTGGAGGAAGAGGCTGATGATATTGGAGCTACCTCCATGCAACCTGTCACTATTGACGACTTCGATGAATATTTATCAAa gTACATCGGCTACACACAGAAGCTCGCACTCTTATTGGACTACGACGGAACCTTGGCTCCGATAGCGCCACACCCGGACCTGGCGACTCTACCACTGGAAACCAAACATACGTTGCAACGTCTTTCCAACATGTCCGATGTGTACATTGCTATTATATCCGGGCGAAACGTCAACAACGTGAAGGATATg GTTGGAATTGAAGGTATCACGTATGCTGGAAATCACGGTTTGGAAATCTTACACCCGGACGGTAGCAAGTTTGTTCATCCCATGCCAATGGAATTGCAAGATAAAGTGGTAGAACTTCTTAAATCCTTGCAGGAACAG GTTTGTAGAGACGGTGCTTGGGTGGAAAACAAGGGAGCTCTCCTGACATTCCACTTCCGAGAGACTCCGGTGGCCAAGCGCGCGGCGCTGGCGGACACGGCGCGCCGGCTCATCACCGCGGCCGGCTTCACGCCCGCGCCCGCCCACTGCGCCATCGAGGCGCGCCCGCCCGTCCAGTGGAACAAAG gtcGTGCATCAATTTACATCCTCAGAACAGCTTTTGGCCTGGACTGGAGTGAAAGAATAAGGGTTATATATGCTGGTGACGACGTCACTGATGAAGATGCTATGcta GCTCTCAAAGGTATGGCAGCAACATTCCGTATCGCGTCGTCGAATATAACCAAAACCTCAGCAGAACGACGTCTGTCGTCCACCGATTCAGTACTGGCAATGCTGAAGTGGATCGAAAGGCATTTCTCACGTCGTAAGCCCAGAGCAAATTCACTAACATACAAAAATGCGAGACTAGCCCGCGATACCATGCAAATGCATATGTCCTATCTACCCACAAGGTCGCCGAAACAAACGCCTCCTCGCACACCTGATGTTATATCAAGCGGCTCGGAGTCAAGTTAA